The following are from one region of the Sorghum bicolor cultivar BTx623 chromosome 2, Sorghum_bicolor_NCBIv3, whole genome shotgun sequence genome:
- the LOC110432593 gene encoding probable LRR receptor-like serine/threonine-protein kinase At3g47570, whose translation MPKLFFKKEWERHTQSKTAPKKDLPPQFSEIELPIVPYNDILKGTDGFSEANVIGKGRYGTVYKGTLENQTIVVAVKVFNVQQSGSYKSFQAECEALRRVRHRCLLKIITCCSSINHQGQDFRALVFEFMANGSLDRWIHSNLEGQHGEGVLSLSQRLDITVDIVDALDYLHNGCQPSIIHCDLKPSNILLNEDMRARVGDFGIARVLGEATSKHPMNSSSTIGIRGSIGYIAPGNSSYFCFMLQIIASIPS comes from the exons ATGCCCAAGCTCTTCTtcaaaaaagaatgggaaaggcACACCCAA TCCAAGACAGCACCGAAGAAAGATTTGCCACCACAATTTTCAGAGATAGAGCTTCCAATAGTTCCTTACAATGATATACTGAAAGGAACAGATGGATTTTCTGAAGCAAATGTGATTGGAAAGGGAAGATATGGTACAGTATACAAGGGCACACTAGAAAATCAAACAATTGTCGTTGCTGTTAAGGTGTTTAATGTCCAGCAATCAGGGTCctacaaaagcttccaggctgAATGTGAGGCACTAAGAAGAGTGAGGCACCGATGCCTTCTAAAGATCATTACATGTTGTTCTAGCATCAACCACCAGGGTCAAGACTTTAGAGCACTAGTTTTTGAGTTCATGGCTAATGGCAGCTTAGATAGATGGATCCACTCCAATTTAGAAGGCCAACATGGAGAAGGAGTGCTCAGCCTATCACAGAGGTTGGATATCACTGTGGACATTGTGGATGCTTTGGACTATCTTCACAACGGTTGCCAGCCATCGATCATCCATTGTGATCTCAAGCCAAGTAACATTCTTCTCAATGAGGATATGAGAGCTCGTGTTGGAGATTTTGGCATTGCTAGAGTTCTAGGTGAAGCAACAAGCAAACATCCTATGAATTCCAGTAGCACCATAGGAATAAGAGGTTCCATTGGATATATTGCTCCAGGTAACTCAAGTTATTTTTGTTTCATGCTTCAAATAATAGCATCTATCCCTAGCTAA
- the LOC110432592 gene encoding putative receptor-like protein kinase At3g47110 — MLPQRRLRACTCRRLLQLLLLISAAATTSAAAAAAMYSSGHGDDERALVAFKAKISGHSGVLDSWNQSTSYCSWEGVICGRRHPWRVVALDLSSQGLVGTISPAVGNLTFLHSLNLSSNGLQGEIPPSIGSLRRLRRIDLGFNMLTGVIPSNISRCISLREMHIYSNKGVQGIIPAEIGNMPSLSVLSLSNNSITGTIPSSLGNLSRLTHLSLEFNYIEGSIPAGIGNNPYLGFLRLSRNNLSGLLPPSLFNLSSLYYFFAAVNQLRGHLPSDLGKNLPSVQQLEIGGNRFTGALPLSLTNLSRLQILDLVSNNFTGVVPAELGRLQQLEVFSLEGNILETNNEEEWEFIDSLVNCSRLQILDIGLNRFSGKLPGPLVNLSTNLQRLQIAINNISGVIPTDIGNLAGLEILDFGDNLLTGVIPESTGKLTQLQLLGLNSNYLSGIHFEKKNRPQPKWTKFGKIRSNFGLKSAAIAWRGQFHQALET; from the exons ATGCTGCCCCAAAGACGACTAAGAGCCTGCACCTGCAGGCGCTTGCTGCAGCTGCTCCTGCTGATCTCCGCTGCGGCGACAACcagtgcagcagcagcagcagccatgtATTCATCAGGCCATGGCGACGACGAGAGAGCTCTTGTGGCTTTCAAGGCCAAGATCTCCGGCCACTCCGGCGTGCTGGACTCATGGAACCAGAGCACCAGCTACTGCAGCTGGGAGGGAGTCATCTGCGGCAGGAGGCACCCATGGAGGGTGGTCGCTCTAGACCTCAGCTCCCAGGGGCTCGTCGGCACCATCTCTCCTGCTGTCGGTAACCTCACTTTCCTGCACTCTCTGAACCTGAGCTCCAATGGCCTGCAGGGAGAGATCCCTCCCAGCATCGGTTCCCTCAGGCGCCTCCGGCGCATTGACCTGGGCTTTAACATGCTCACTGGCGTCATCCCAAGCAACATTAGCCGTTGCATCAGCCTCCGTGAGATGCACATCTACAGCAACAAGGGAGTGCAGGGAATCATCCCAGCTGAAATTGGCAACATGCCATCGCTCTCAGTTCTATCGCTGTCAAACAACAGCATCACCGGAACTATCCCGTCGTCTCTTGGCAACCTTTCCCGGTTGACCCACTTGTCTTTGGAATTCAACTATATTGAGGGATCAATCCCTGCAGGCATCGGGAACAATCCGTATCTCGGTTTCCTTCGCCTCTCCCGTAATAATCTTTCCGGTTTGCTCCCTCCTTCCCTGTTCAACCTGTCATCTCTTTATTACTTTTTTGCGGCAGTCAACCAGCTCCGTGGTCATCTACCATCTGACCTGGGGAAAAATCTTCCAAGCGTCCAACAGCTTGAGATTGGAGGAAACAGATTTACTGGAGCTCTTCCACTGTCCCTAACCAACCTCTCCAGGCTCCAGATTCTTGACTTGGTTAGTAATAACTTTACTGGAGTTGTTCCTGCTGAATTGGGCAGATTGCAACAACTTGAAGTATTTTCTCTGGAAGGTAACATCTTAGAAACAAACAACGAGGAAGAGTGGGAATTTATTGATTCTTTGGTGAATTGTAGCAGATTACAGATACTGGACATTGGATTGAACAGATTTTCAGGGAAGTTGCCAGGTCCATTGGTTAATCTGTCTACTAATCTCCAGCGGCTGCAGATTGCCATCAACAACATATCCGGTGTCATCCCAACAGATATTGGAAATTTGGCAGGTCTTGAGATTCTTGATTTTGGCGATAACTTGCTCACTGGGGTCATTCCTGAAAGTACCGGGAAGCTTACACAATTGCAGCTGTTAGGCCTCAATTCAAACTACCTGTCTGGGAtccattttgaaaaaaaaaatcggcCCCAACCGAAATGGACGAAATTCGGGAAAATTCGGTCCAATTTCGGGCTCAAATCG GCGGCAATAGCCTGGAGGGGCCAATTCCACCAAGCATTGGAAACTTGA